The following proteins are encoded in a genomic region of Phycisphaerae bacterium:
- the rho gene encoding transcription termination factor Rho gives MAEVVTESLLRVLEMGEGGFGHLRDPATNYSAAGNSPQIGRDLIQKFRLRGGEPIVFFRNQVQNLRGRPTLTRIETIAGLTPPAYASKRSFDELEVVHPSESLRFETPDGPMSMRIIDLFAPIGKGQRALIVAPPRTGKTTLLQQMSSGIRKNHPETLLMMLLVDERPEEVTEMKRSVCDAGAGWEKGFPEVVFSSNDHEAKSHGRISRFMIERAKRYVEMGRDVVILLDSLTRLGRAFNNLVGSSGRTMTGGLDIRALEIPKQLFGSARKIEHGGSLTIIATVLVETGSRMDDFIFQEFKGTGNMELVLSRELANLRIWPAMNLAESGTRKEEMLLGAANYEKVSRVRRRLMSLPPVKQMETMLEELGKYPSNAEFLRNLA, from the coding sequence ATGGCAGAAGTTGTTACTGAGTCATTGTTGCGTGTCCTGGAAATGGGAGAAGGCGGATTTGGTCATTTGCGCGATCCCGCGACGAATTATTCCGCGGCGGGCAACAGCCCGCAGATCGGACGCGATCTGATTCAGAAGTTCCGGCTTCGCGGCGGCGAACCAATCGTCTTCTTCCGAAACCAGGTGCAGAATCTGCGAGGTCGTCCGACGCTGACACGAATCGAAACAATCGCGGGACTCACTCCGCCCGCCTATGCTTCCAAACGTTCCTTCGACGAACTCGAAGTGGTCCATCCATCCGAATCCCTCCGCTTCGAGACGCCTGATGGTCCCATGTCGATGCGGATCATCGATCTGTTTGCGCCGATTGGCAAAGGACAGCGTGCGCTGATCGTCGCGCCGCCCCGTACCGGAAAGACGACGCTCCTTCAGCAGATGTCCTCCGGGATTCGCAAGAACCATCCGGAAACATTGCTAATGATGCTGCTGGTCGACGAGCGGCCGGAAGAGGTGACCGAGATGAAGCGTTCGGTGTGCGATGCCGGCGCGGGCTGGGAAAAGGGATTTCCGGAGGTCGTGTTTTCCAGCAACGACCACGAGGCGAAGAGCCACGGCAGAATCAGCCGGTTCATGATCGAGCGCGCGAAGCGTTATGTGGAGATGGGCCGGGATGTGGTCATCCTGCTGGATTCGCTGACGCGGCTGGGACGGGCATTCAATAATCTTGTCGGATCAAGTGGCCGGACGATGACGGGCGGCCTTGACATTCGGGCATTGGAAATCCCCAAGCAGCTGTTCGGCTCGGCGCGGAAGATCGAGCATGGCGGCAGCCTGACGATTATCGCGACGGTTCTCGTTGAGACAGGCAGCCGTATGGACGATTTCATTTTTCAGGAGTTCAAGGGCACAGGCAATATGGAACTTGTGCTTTCGCGTGAGCTGGCGAACCTGCGAATCTGGCCGGCGATGAATCTGGCGGAGAGCGGAACGCGCAAGGAGGAGATGCTTCTCGGCGCGGCGAATTATGAGAAAGTGTCGCGCGTGCGTCGTCGATTGATGTCGCTTCCGCCCGTAAAGCAGATGGAGACGATGCTCGAGGAACTCGGGAAATACCCCTCCAATGCCGAGTTTCTGCGGAATCTCGCCTGA
- a CDS encoding acylphosphatase, giving the protein MGESVRQRILFTGRVQGVGFRQTTCLIARHHAVTGYVRNLPDGRVEAVVEGESAAIDSFRAAVVDEMRGFIRDVRSESGEASGEFEGFRVRY; this is encoded by the coding sequence ATGGGCGAGTCTGTTCGTCAGCGGATTCTCTTCACGGGTCGTGTGCAAGGCGTCGGATTCCGGCAGACGACCTGCCTGATCGCACGTCATCACGCTGTCACGGGCTACGTTCGAAATCTACCTGACGGCCGCGTGGAGGCCGTGGTTGAGGGGGAGTCGGCCGCGATTGACTCGTTCCGCGCCGCAGTGGTCGACGAAATGCGCGGGTTCATTCGAGACGTTCGGTCAGAATCAGGCGAGGCGTCCGGCGAGTTTGAAGGATTTCGGGTCCGGTATTGA
- a CDS encoding DUF456 domain-containing protein produces MVEYVTFGGLVVSAGLGVMLAAFQLPGTWLILATATAYDWYHSWTPIGWKWLSLLCAAAIAAELFDFSAGLIAARRAGASRRAAFGALIGGFIGMIAFSVPIPLPGVGAIVGGLVGCFMGALLAELSLRKELSVGLRIGLIATIGRVIGMTAKTTAAMMIGGSVVSLGGWFVFGS; encoded by the coding sequence ATGGTAGAATATGTCACATTCGGCGGTCTGGTGGTAAGCGCTGGTCTTGGTGTGATGCTTGCCGCATTCCAGTTACCGGGAACCTGGTTGATTCTGGCAACCGCGACGGCCTATGACTGGTATCACAGTTGGACGCCAATCGGTTGGAAGTGGCTTTCCCTGCTATGTGCCGCGGCGATCGCGGCGGAGTTGTTCGATTTTTCGGCCGGATTGATTGCGGCGCGGCGGGCGGGAGCGAGCCGACGAGCGGCCTTCGGCGCATTGATCGGCGGATTTATCGGCATGATCGCTTTTTCCGTTCCGATTCCACTCCCGGGGGTCGGCGCGATCGTCGGCGGTCTGGTCGGGTGCTTCATGGGAGCACTGCTTGCGGAATTGAGCCTGCGAAAGGAGCTTTCCGTCGGCTTGCGAATCGGGCTTATTGCAACGATCGGCCGGGTGATCGGCATGACCGCCAAAACGACAGCGGCGATGATGATCGGCGGCTCGGTTGTGTCACTTGGGGGTTGGTTCGTTTTCGGGTCGTAG
- a CDS encoding ethanolamine utilization protein EutN has product MLLGRVIGTVVNCEVYEGLRGVPMLIVQPLDKRRAEVGTPIVCCDATRMAGPGELIYYEGGREAAMALDPAFVPVDHSIIGIVDAIEVGND; this is encoded by the coding sequence ATGCTGCTGGGTCGTGTCATCGGGACCGTGGTGAATTGCGAAGTCTATGAAGGCTTGCGCGGTGTGCCCATGCTGATCGTGCAGCCGTTGGACAAACGGCGTGCCGAAGTCGGAACGCCGATTGTTTGCTGCGACGCGACGCGCATGGCGGGGCCGGGGGAATTGATTTACTACGAGGGTGGACGCGAAGCGGCGATGGCGCTGGATCCGGCCTTTGTGCCGGTGGATCACAGTATCATCGGAATCGTGGATGCCATTGAAGTTGGGAATGACTGA
- a CDS encoding ATP-dependent Clp protease ATP-binding subunit, with product MFERFTDRARKVMALANQEAQRFNHEYIGTEHILLGLVKEGSGVGANVLKNLEVDLRKVRLEVEKLVKSGPDMVTMGKLPQTPRAKKVIEYAIEEARNLNHNYVGTEHLLLGLLREQDGVAAQVLMNLGIKLEEVREEVLNLLGAGVENEEGQAQPTATEGGPRKGGKSRTPALDSFGRDLTEMARQEKLDPVIGRKDEIERLLVVLCRRYKNNPVLLGEAGVGKTAIVEGLAQRIVSGDVPEILTDKRIVVLDLAMMVAGTKYRGQFEERIKAVMNEVRRARNIILFIDELHTLVGAGGAEGAIDASNVLKPALSRGEIQCIGATTLDEYRKYIEKDGALERRFQQIIVEPPNASQTAEILKGLRDRYEAHHRVQITDGALLAAVELSMRYIPSRVLPDKAIDVIDEAGARVRLRAMTKPAKLMDLEEEIKRLNVEKDESVRGADYERAADLRDKAQKLKEEKDTLEREWQNRRGEIDGIVDEEIIAEVVSLMTGVPLTRLEKEEAERLLELEAELHKRVISQDEAISAVSRSVRRSRSGLKDPNRPMGSFIFIGPSGVGKTLLAKSLANFLFGSDDALVVLDMSEYMEKHNVSRLVGAPPGYVGYEEGGQLTERIRRRPYAVVLLDEIEKAHPDCFNMLLQIMEEGRLTDSFGRHVDFRNTILIMTSNIGADKITHQTTFGFEKRDEDTSYERMVEVLKQELEGYFRPEFLNRVDEIVVFRKLQHEQLVSIVELELNKVAKRLKERGFTLEVQDSAKELLLEKGTDEKFGARPLRRAIEQLLEDPISEGLLRRHFAGKNRIIASAVEGPDGKKKLNLEAVDSGDSKPALAGAGAEAT from the coding sequence ATGTTTGAGAGATTTACGGACCGTGCACGGAAAGTCATGGCCCTCGCCAATCAGGAGGCACAGCGGTTCAACCACGAGTACATCGGGACCGAGCACATCCTGCTTGGCCTGGTCAAGGAAGGCAGCGGCGTTGGTGCGAACGTCCTCAAGAATCTTGAAGTCGATTTGCGCAAGGTTCGGCTCGAGGTCGAGAAGCTTGTAAAAAGCGGACCCGACATGGTTACGATGGGCAAGCTGCCGCAGACGCCACGCGCAAAAAAGGTGATCGAGTACGCGATCGAAGAGGCCCGTAATCTCAATCATAACTACGTCGGGACGGAGCATCTGTTGCTCGGCCTGCTGCGCGAGCAGGATGGCGTGGCCGCGCAGGTGCTGATGAATCTTGGCATCAAGCTCGAGGAAGTCCGCGAAGAGGTCCTGAACCTTCTGGGTGCGGGCGTGGAGAACGAAGAAGGTCAGGCCCAGCCGACAGCGACGGAAGGCGGCCCGCGCAAGGGCGGCAAGTCCCGCACGCCGGCGCTCGACTCGTTTGGCCGTGATCTGACGGAAATGGCGCGGCAGGAGAAGCTCGATCCGGTAATCGGCCGCAAGGATGAGATTGAGCGGCTGCTGGTGGTGCTGTGCCGCCGGTACAAGAACAACCCGGTATTGCTGGGTGAAGCGGGTGTCGGCAAGACGGCGATCGTCGAGGGGCTGGCTCAGCGGATTGTCAGTGGCGACGTGCCCGAAATTCTCACTGACAAGCGGATCGTCGTGCTCGATCTGGCGATGATGGTTGCCGGCACGAAATACCGCGGCCAGTTCGAAGAGCGTATCAAGGCGGTGATGAACGAGGTCCGCCGGGCGCGTAACATCATCCTGTTCATCGATGAGTTGCACACGCTGGTCGGCGCCGGCGGCGCAGAGGGTGCGATTGATGCATCGAATGTTCTGAAGCCAGCGTTGTCGCGCGGTGAGATTCAGTGCATTGGTGCGACGACGCTCGATGAGTATCGCAAGTACATCGAAAAAGACGGCGCCTTGGAGCGCCGCTTCCAGCAGATCATCGTCGAACCGCCGAACGCGAGCCAGACCGCGGAGATTCTGAAGGGGCTGCGCGATCGATACGAGGCGCACCATCGCGTGCAAATCACCGATGGCGCGCTGCTGGCGGCAGTTGAGCTCTCGATGCGGTACATTCCGTCTCGCGTTCTGCCGGACAAGGCGATCGACGTCATCGACGAGGCCGGTGCGCGAGTGCGACTGAGGGCCATGACCAAGCCGGCGAAGTTGATGGATCTTGAGGAGGAGATCAAGCGGCTGAACGTCGAGAAGGATGAGTCAGTCCGTGGCGCGGACTACGAACGCGCTGCCGATCTGCGCGACAAGGCACAGAAGCTGAAGGAAGAGAAAGACACGCTCGAACGCGAGTGGCAGAACCGTCGCGGCGAGATCGACGGCATCGTGGATGAGGAGATCATCGCCGAGGTCGTGAGCCTGATGACCGGCGTTCCGCTGACGCGGCTCGAAAAGGAAGAAGCCGAACGGCTGCTTGAGCTTGAAGCGGAGTTGCACAAGCGCGTCATCAGTCAGGACGAGGCGATCAGTGCAGTGTCGCGAAGCGTGCGGCGATCACGCAGCGGCCTGAAGGATCCGAATCGGCCGATGGGCAGTTTCATCTTCATCGGCCCGTCCGGCGTGGGTAAGACGCTGCTTGCGAAGAGCTTGGCGAATTTCCTGTTCGGCTCCGACGATGCACTGGTTGTGCTCGACATGTCGGAGTACATGGAAAAGCACAATGTCAGCCGGCTGGTCGGTGCCCCTCCCGGATACGTCGGATACGAAGAAGGCGGTCAGTTGACCGAACGGATTCGCCGCCGGCCGTATGCAGTCGTGTTGCTAGACGAAATCGAGAAGGCGCACCCGGACTGCTTCAATATGCTCCTTCAGATCATGGAAGAAGGCCGGTTGACGGACTCCTTCGGCCGTCATGTGGACTTCCGCAATACGATCCTGATCATGACGAGCAACATCGGTGCGGACAAGATTACGCATCAGACGACATTCGGTTTCGAAAAGCGCGACGAGGACACGAGTTATGAACGCATGGTCGAAGTCCTCAAGCAGGAGTTGGAAGGTTACTTCCGGCCGGAGTTCCTGAACCGCGTTGATGAAATCGTTGTGTTCCGCAAGCTCCAGCATGAGCAGTTGGTATCCATCGTGGAGCTGGAGCTGAACAAGGTCGCGAAGCGGCTCAAGGAGCGGGGGTTCACTTTGGAAGTTCAGGACTCCGCGAAGGAACTGCTGCTTGAAAAGGGCACCGACGAGAAGTTCGGCGCGCGGCCTTTGCGCCGGGCGATCGAGCAGTTGCTCGAGGATCCGATCAGCGAAGGCCTCCTGCGGCGGCACTTTGCAGGCAAAAACCGCATCATCGCTTCGGCCGTCGAAGGTCCCGACGGCAAGAAGAAACTGAACCTCGAAGCGGTTGACAGCGGCGATTCCAAGCCCGCATTGGCGGGCGCGGGCGCCGAAGCGACGTGA
- the hutU gene encoding urocanate hydratase, which translates to MRSNSPGDGASAGPRSVRSPRGVEISCKGWQQEAALRMLHNNLDPDVAEKPDELIVYGGTGKAARSWPDFDRIVRALRELGNDETLLVQSGRAVGIVRTHEAAPRVLIANSLLVPNWATWDEFRRLEAMGLTMYGQMTAGSWIYIGTQGILQGTYETFGAAARRHFNGDLAGRLVVTAGLGGMGGAQPMAATMNGASCLCVEVDSHRIRRRLETKYVMESTDSLDDALKRLDAARRAKRALSVALLGNAADVIPELARRGVVPDLLTDQTSAHDPLAGYVPHQVSYAEALALRAKDPDRYVKFSVESMGVHVSAMLDLQRRGAITFDYGNNIRAEAVKAGVRNAFDIKGFVPEYIRPLFCEGAGPFRWCALSGDPSDIAETDRVILELFPGNAHLARWIRMAGEQIAFQGLPARICWLGYGERARAGLAFNELVRTGKVKAPIVIGRDHLDCGSVASPNRETEGMLDGSDAIADWPILNALANTACGASWVSVHHGGGVGIGMSIHAGMVTVADGTESARQRLERVLTCDPAMGVFRHVDAGYERADEVARERGVKVPQ; encoded by the coding sequence ATGCGGAGCAACTCGCCTGGCGATGGTGCGTCTGCAGGCCCGCGGTCGGTTCGCTCGCCGCGCGGTGTGGAAATTTCCTGCAAGGGTTGGCAGCAGGAAGCCGCCCTGAGGATGCTGCACAACAACCTCGATCCGGATGTGGCGGAAAAACCGGACGAATTGATCGTTTACGGCGGGACCGGCAAGGCAGCTCGTTCATGGCCGGATTTTGATCGGATCGTCCGTGCGTTGCGCGAACTTGGAAATGACGAGACGCTCCTTGTGCAGAGCGGGCGTGCAGTCGGAATCGTGCGGACGCACGAGGCCGCGCCGCGCGTGCTGATCGCAAATTCGCTGCTTGTTCCGAATTGGGCAACGTGGGACGAATTCCGACGCCTCGAGGCGATGGGTCTGACCATGTACGGCCAGATGACTGCCGGCAGTTGGATCTATATCGGCACGCAGGGGATCCTTCAGGGCACTTACGAGACGTTCGGCGCGGCGGCGCGGCGTCACTTCAACGGCGATCTGGCGGGCCGGCTGGTGGTGACCGCGGGCCTGGGCGGCATGGGCGGCGCGCAGCCGATGGCGGCGACGATGAACGGCGCGAGCTGTCTGTGCGTGGAAGTGGATTCACATCGGATCCGTCGCCGGCTGGAAACGAAGTATGTGATGGAGTCGACCGACAGCCTGGACGACGCACTGAAGCGTCTGGACGCCGCTCGGCGCGCGAAGCGGGCGCTGTCGGTGGCCCTGCTTGGGAATGCGGCGGATGTGATACCGGAGTTGGCGCGCCGCGGTGTCGTGCCTGACTTGCTGACGGATCAGACGAGCGCGCATGATCCGCTCGCAGGCTATGTTCCGCACCAGGTGTCCTATGCCGAGGCGTTGGCACTTCGGGCGAAGGACCCTGATCGGTATGTCAAGTTCAGTGTTGAGTCGATGGGTGTTCATGTGAGCGCGATGCTGGACCTCCAGCGGCGCGGCGCGATCACGTTTGACTACGGCAACAACATCCGCGCAGAGGCGGTGAAGGCCGGCGTACGGAACGCCTTCGATATCAAAGGCTTCGTGCCGGAGTACATTCGGCCCTTGTTCTGTGAAGGCGCCGGTCCGTTTCGGTGGTGTGCGCTTTCCGGCGATCCGTCGGACATCGCGGAGACGGACCGGGTGATCCTGGAGTTGTTTCCGGGCAATGCGCACCTGGCGCGGTGGATTCGGATGGCGGGTGAGCAAATCGCATTTCAGGGATTGCCGGCGCGGATCTGCTGGCTCGGCTATGGTGAGCGGGCGCGCGCCGGGCTGGCTTTCAACGAGTTGGTGCGGACGGGCAAGGTGAAGGCACCGATTGTGATCGGACGTGACCATCTGGATTGCGGCAGCGTCGCTTCGCCCAATCGAGAGACCGAGGGGATGCTCGACGGCAGCGATGCCATCGCGGATTGGCCGATACTCAATGCGTTGGCGAACACGGCATGCGGGGCGAGTTGGGTCAGTGTGCATCACGGCGGCGGTGTGGGTATTGGAATGAGCATCCATGCGGGAATGGTGACCGTGGCCGATGGCACGGAGTCGGCGCGCCAGCGACTTGAGCGCGTGTTGACCTGCGATCCGGCGATGGGTGTGTTCAGGCACGTTGACGCGGGGTACGAACGGGCGGATGAGGTGGCGCGCGAGCGCGGCGTCAAGGTGCCGCAATAA
- a CDS encoding PTS sugar transporter subunit IIA, whose protein sequence is MKISDLLTESRIALPLAARTKRDAITSLVDLIAADGGVNKRDALLDAILLREAQRTTGVGHGFAIPHAKCDAVDKLVLAMGRPIEPIDFDAIDGKPVTLIALLAGPTSQTGPHLLALAALSRIVSAQNVFAQLVAAKSSAEFAEIIRRLENSAGS, encoded by the coding sequence ATGAAGATCAGCGACCTGCTCACCGAATCCCGAATTGCCCTGCCGCTCGCCGCACGAACCAAGCGCGATGCCATCACCTCGCTCGTGGACCTCATCGCCGCTGATGGCGGCGTGAACAAGCGTGACGCGCTGCTCGACGCCATCCTCCTTCGCGAAGCACAACGAACGACCGGTGTCGGTCACGGATTTGCGATACCTCATGCCAAATGCGACGCTGTCGACAAGCTGGTACTCGCCATGGGACGCCCGATCGAACCGATCGATTTCGATGCCATCGATGGTAAGCCCGTAACGCTTATTGCGCTGCTCGCCGGCCCGACCAGCCAGACCGGTCCGCACCTGCTTGCGCTCGCCGCGCTCAGCCGAATCGTGTCCGCCCAAAACGTGTTCGCACAGCTCGTCGCCGCAAAGTCCTCGGCGGAGTTCGCTGAAATCATTCGCCGACTGGAAAACTCCGCCGGCTCCTGA
- the ftcD gene encoding glutamate formimidoyltransferase: MPQLIECVPNFSEGRDLAVIRQITEAIESVEGVKLLDVDPGAATNRTVVTFVGEPEAVIEAAVRAGRRSAELIDMSKHHGEHPRFGAMDVCPLIPIAEVSMEQCVEFARRLGRRLGEEAGLTVYLYEYAASNPDRKNLAVVRAGEYEGLPEKLAKPEWRPDFGPATFNSRSGATAVGARDFLVAYNVNLNTTSTRRANAIAYDIREKGRIKTSDGKPDGKPVLDSKGEPEWIPGSLKCVKAIGWFIEEYGIAQISINLTNLNVTPIHVAFDETCRKADARGVRVTGSEIVGLVPLSAMLDAGRYFLRKQQRSTGVSDAELIKIAVKSLGLSDLSPFNPDEKIIEYAIAKGSKRSRLVDLTVEGFTELTASEAPAPGGGSISALAGALGAALATMVANLSSHKRGWDNRWEEFSHRAEQGKRHWTRLVEFVDEDTNAFNAIMSAFGLPKSTDAEKSARKAAIQSATRLAIETPLAVMKESLASLSVIRAMAETGMEASISDAGVAALCARTAVMGAHLNVRINVKGLDDKAAAAAYLSVAGEMERAAVAAENEILRIVSDKL; encoded by the coding sequence ATGCCGCAACTGATTGAATGTGTGCCGAATTTTTCGGAAGGCCGGGATTTGGCCGTTATCCGGCAGATCACCGAGGCAATCGAATCCGTGGAGGGCGTGAAGCTGCTGGATGTCGATCCGGGCGCCGCCACGAATCGAACGGTCGTCACATTTGTGGGCGAGCCGGAGGCCGTGATTGAGGCGGCGGTTCGCGCAGGCCGCCGATCGGCCGAACTGATCGACATGTCGAAACACCACGGCGAGCATCCTCGGTTCGGCGCGATGGATGTTTGCCCGCTTATTCCGATCGCCGAGGTCTCGATGGAGCAATGCGTTGAGTTCGCACGCCGACTGGGCCGGCGCCTGGGCGAAGAGGCGGGGCTGACGGTCTATCTGTACGAGTACGCGGCATCGAATCCGGATAGGAAGAATCTGGCCGTTGTGCGGGCGGGCGAGTACGAAGGGCTGCCGGAAAAACTGGCGAAGCCGGAGTGGCGGCCCGATTTCGGTCCCGCGACGTTCAATTCCCGGAGTGGGGCCACAGCGGTTGGAGCGCGAGACTTTCTGGTCGCCTATAACGTGAACCTGAACACGACGAGCACTCGTCGGGCCAACGCGATTGCGTATGACATTCGCGAAAAAGGGCGGATCAAGACCTCCGACGGCAAGCCGGACGGGAAGCCTGTACTGGACAGCAAAGGCGAGCCTGAATGGATTCCGGGGTCATTGAAGTGCGTCAAGGCGATCGGATGGTTCATCGAGGAGTACGGCATCGCGCAGATTTCGATCAATTTGACCAATCTGAACGTGACGCCGATTCATGTTGCATTCGACGAGACGTGTCGTAAGGCTGACGCTCGCGGCGTTCGGGTAACGGGCAGCGAGATTGTCGGCCTGGTTCCTTTGTCGGCGATGCTGGATGCCGGGCGATATTTCCTTCGAAAACAGCAGCGATCGACGGGGGTATCGGACGCGGAACTGATCAAAATCGCAGTCAAGTCACTGGGACTCAGCGATCTGTCGCCATTCAATCCGGACGAGAAGATCATCGAATACGCAATCGCTAAAGGCTCGAAGCGCAGCCGGCTCGTCGATTTAACGGTCGAGGGCTTTACGGAGTTGACGGCAAGCGAGGCGCCGGCGCCCGGTGGCGGAAGCATTTCGGCATTGGCGGGTGCACTGGGGGCGGCACTGGCGACCATGGTGGCCAATCTATCCAGCCACAAGCGAGGCTGGGACAATCGATGGGAGGAATTCTCGCATCGGGCCGAACAGGGCAAGCGGCATTGGACGCGGCTGGTGGAGTTCGTGGATGAGGACACGAATGCGTTCAATGCGATCATGTCCGCGTTCGGCCTGCCGAAATCGACGGACGCGGAGAAGTCGGCGCGCAAGGCGGCGATTCAATCCGCCACGCGCCTCGCCATCGAGACGCCTCTGGCGGTGATGAAGGAGTCGCTTGCGAGCCTTTCAGTGATTCGGGCGATGGCGGAAACGGGAATGGAGGCTAGCATCTCCGACGCAGGTGTGGCGGCATTGTGCGCTCGGACGGCTGTCATGGGGGCACATCTGAACGTGCGCATCAACGTCAAGGGGCTTGATGACAAGGCTGCGGCAGCAGCGTACCTTTCGGTGGCGGGTGAGATGGAGCGCGCCGCGGTCGCTGCGGAAAATGAGATTCTGCGTATTGTGTCGGACAAACTCTGA
- a CDS encoding fatty acid desaturase: protein MGAVEIRDLHKNPRSNGLPVVLNLSAVVLALFALAKGWPTDGWLSISFWVIWLSYFQHTWMTIFHEDVHYALYKPKWRNVLNGTIVGTLLTVPFTVYRHVHIRHHNRMNHPEDWELWPYVDPTKSLTFRRIFLVFDVLLGLWVAPFIYARIFFVKDSPITDAAARRRIAIEYSVMLAFWAAIWGLVIYSGEWWLFAKMYLIPAWLSGVVQTFRKFTEHLGLPLGTPMEGARTVLPDDPLGKAVAYTSFHITAHGVHHQYPQMPHENLEKAIGVERNEHPNAPIFASHWRAFRDMATHLWYPGIGVNARSATSPAANN, encoded by the coding sequence ATGGGCGCAGTTGAAATCAGAGATCTTCATAAGAATCCCAGAAGTAACGGCTTGCCCGTCGTGCTCAATCTCAGCGCGGTCGTCCTCGCCTTGTTCGCCCTCGCGAAAGGCTGGCCGACCGACGGTTGGCTTTCCATTTCCTTCTGGGTCATCTGGCTGTCGTACTTTCAGCACACCTGGATGACCATCTTCCATGAAGATGTACACTACGCGCTCTACAAACCCAAGTGGCGGAATGTCCTGAACGGCACGATCGTCGGAACGCTTCTTACCGTGCCTTTCACTGTCTACCGGCACGTTCATATTCGGCACCATAACCGAATGAATCATCCCGAAGACTGGGAGCTCTGGCCGTATGTCGATCCGACGAAATCACTGACCTTCCGTCGCATTTTCCTGGTCTTTGATGTCCTGCTCGGCCTCTGGGTCGCACCCTTTATCTATGCACGAATCTTTTTCGTGAAGGACTCCCCCATTACGGATGCCGCCGCCCGCCGTCGAATTGCCATCGAGTATTCCGTCATGCTGGCCTTTTGGGCAGCGATCTGGGGGCTGGTGATCTACTCCGGTGAGTGGTGGCTGTTCGCGAAAATGTACCTGATTCCTGCCTGGCTCTCCGGTGTAGTGCAGACGTTTCGAAAGTTCACCGAGCATCTCGGACTCCCGCTCGGCACACCGATGGAAGGCGCGAGAACCGTCCTGCCGGACGACCCGCTCGGCAAAGCCGTCGCATACACCAGTTTTCATATTACCGCACACGGCGTTCATCACCAGTACCCTCAGATGCCGCACGAGAACCTTGAGAAGGCCATCGGGGTTGAGCGAAATGAACACCCCAACGCCCCCATCTTCGCGAGCCATTGGCGCGCCTTTCGCGACATGGCTACGCACCTTTGGTATCCCGGAATCGGTGTCAACGCCCGTTCCGCCACCTCGCCGGCGGCAAACAACTAA